Proteins encoded in a region of the Nitrospira sp. genome:
- the fabD gene encoding ACP S-malonyltransferase, giving the protein MNSGIGLVFPGQGSQSVGMGKALCEAHPRLKQVYDEASSVLGYDSAALCFEGPAERLNLTEHTQPALLVSSIAALKTLDSVGLKPVAVAGHSLGEYSALVAAGGVSFRDAVGLVQKRGRYMSEAVPPGTGQVAALLGLTPDVVREVCREASSVGVVAAANFNSPWQVVIAGEKAAVERAIELAKAKGCKKAIPLPVSVPVHTPLMQVAADRLSKDLAVVQWTDLATPLINNAEAKPISRAAEIQPSLVRQLPSSVLWEDSVQAMAKMGVTTFIEVGPGTVLTGLIKRILPDAKLLNVHDPKSLDATLQSLKGS; this is encoded by the coding sequence ATGAATTCAGGCATCGGATTGGTGTTCCCAGGACAAGGGTCGCAGTCGGTCGGCATGGGCAAAGCGCTTTGTGAAGCCCATCCTAGACTGAAGCAGGTCTATGACGAGGCGTCGTCCGTCCTCGGCTATGACAGTGCGGCGCTCTGCTTCGAAGGGCCGGCTGAACGATTGAATCTTACGGAGCATACGCAACCGGCCTTGCTGGTGAGCAGCATCGCGGCCCTCAAGACATTGGACTCGGTGGGTCTGAAGCCGGTGGCGGTGGCTGGGCACAGTCTTGGTGAATATTCGGCGTTGGTGGCTGCGGGCGGTGTGTCCTTTCGCGATGCCGTCGGGCTCGTGCAGAAACGCGGGCGTTATATGTCTGAAGCGGTACCACCGGGCACCGGCCAGGTGGCCGCGCTACTCGGATTGACACCGGATGTGGTTCGTGAGGTTTGCCGTGAAGCCTCCTCGGTCGGCGTAGTCGCAGCGGCCAACTTCAATTCGCCATGGCAGGTGGTCATTGCCGGAGAAAAAGCCGCCGTTGAACGAGCGATTGAACTGGCCAAAGCCAAAGGTTGCAAAAAGGCGATCCCATTGCCGGTGAGCGTCCCGGTCCATACGCCGTTGATGCAGGTGGCGGCTGACCGGTTGTCGAAAGATCTGGCGGTCGTGCAATGGACTGACTTGGCCACTCCGCTCATTAATAATGCCGAAGCCAAACCCATCAGCCGGGCCGCTGAGATTCAGCCGTCGCTCGTTCGCCAACTGCCGTCGTCGGTATTGTGGGAAGACTCGGTGCAGGCGATGGCGAAGATGGGTGTGACGACATTTATTGAAGTGGGGCCCGGGACGGTGTTGACGGGCCTGATCAAACGTATTCTTCCGGATGCGAAATTATTGAACGTCCATGATCCGAAATCGTTGGATGCGACACTGCAAAGCTTGAAAGGAAGCTGA
- the fabF gene encoding beta-ketoacyl-ACP synthase II: MAERSTRRIVVTGLGLVTPLGTGVDKTWAALCAGQSGIGRITKFDPAAYDAQIAGEVRDFDPAQFIEKKEIKKMDTFIHYAVGAAQLAVDDAGLKVAPEEATKVGVYIGSGIGGLGAIEHYHDVLKEKGPGRVSPFFIPMTIINLASGQVAIRIGAKGPNSCAVTACATGNHCIGDAFRLIQHGDADVMVAGGAEAAITPLGVAGFAAAKALSFRNDEPTRASRPFDKDRDGFVLGEGAGVVVLEELEHARRRGVRIYAEVIGYGMNSDAYHITAPPEEGEGAVRCMELALKDAGIAKDQIGYINAHGTSTMADAIETRAIKQVFGQQAYKIPVSSTKSMTGHLLGAAGGIEAVFSILALHHGLLPPTINLENPDPACDLDYVPNTARAVPIKAALSNSFGFGGVNACLIFRRLEA; the protein is encoded by the coding sequence ATGGCTGAGCGATCGACCCGGCGCATCGTCGTGACAGGATTGGGCCTGGTCACACCTCTTGGGACCGGGGTGGACAAGACCTGGGCCGCGCTCTGTGCCGGGCAGTCCGGCATCGGGCGAATCACCAAATTCGATCCGGCTGCCTATGACGCCCAGATCGCCGGTGAAGTGCGCGATTTCGATCCGGCTCAATTCATCGAAAAAAAAGAAATCAAGAAGATGGATACGTTCATCCACTATGCCGTGGGCGCCGCCCAATTGGCCGTGGATGACGCAGGATTGAAAGTGGCTCCGGAAGAAGCCACGAAAGTCGGCGTCTATATCGGGTCCGGTATCGGCGGTCTGGGTGCGATCGAACACTACCACGATGTGCTCAAAGAAAAGGGTCCCGGTCGGGTGTCGCCGTTCTTCATTCCCATGACCATTATCAATCTGGCCTCGGGCCAGGTGGCGATTCGCATCGGCGCCAAGGGACCGAATTCCTGCGCGGTGACGGCTTGTGCGACCGGCAACCATTGCATCGGCGATGCGTTCCGCCTGATTCAGCATGGGGATGCCGATGTCATGGTTGCCGGTGGCGCGGAGGCGGCGATCACGCCGCTGGGTGTGGCAGGGTTTGCCGCAGCGAAGGCGCTCTCGTTTCGCAACGATGAACCGACCAGGGCCAGCCGGCCGTTCGACAAAGACCGCGATGGGTTCGTGCTGGGTGAGGGCGCCGGGGTCGTCGTTCTGGAAGAACTCGAGCACGCGCGTCGCCGGGGCGTCCGGATTTACGCGGAGGTGATCGGGTATGGCATGAACAGCGATGCCTACCACATTACCGCGCCGCCCGAAGAAGGCGAAGGCGCGGTGCGCTGCATGGAACTGGCGTTGAAGGATGCCGGAATCGCCAAAGACCAGATCGGCTATATCAATGCGCACGGGACCTCCACGATGGCCGATGCTATTGAGACACGCGCCATCAAGCAGGTCTTCGGCCAGCAGGCCTACAAGATCCCTGTCAGTTCGACGAAGTCGATGACGGGACATTTGCTCGGCGCCGCCGGAGGCATTGAAGCCGTCTTCAGTATTCTGGCGCTCCATCACGGCCTGTTGCCCCCCACGATCAATCTGGAAAACCCCGATCCCGCATGCGATCTCGATTATGTGCCCAATACAGCCAGGGCCGTACCGATCAAGGCGGCGCTCTCGAACTCGTTCGGGTTCGGCGGTGTGAATGCCTGTCTGATTTTCAGGCGCCTAGAGGCCTAG
- the acpP gene encoding acyl carrier protein codes for MATVDERVKKIIAEQLGVEEDEVVPEASFVEDLGADSLDTVELVMALEEEFEIEIPDEDAEKILTVGKALDYIKEKS; via the coding sequence ATGGCAACTGTTGATGAGCGCGTAAAAAAGATTATTGCCGAGCAGCTCGGCGTTGAGGAAGATGAAGTGGTTCCCGAAGCCTCCTTCGTCGAAGACTTAGGCGCCGACTCGCTCGACACCGTCGAGTTGGTGATGGCGCTCGAAGAGGAATTCGAAATCGAAATTCCCGACGAGGATGCCGAGAAGATCCTCACGGTCGGGAAAGCGTTGGACTACATCAAGGAAAAGTCATAA
- a CDS encoding peptidylprolyl isomerase, giving the protein MMQRRLSWVMGCAVLAVCIPFLFGAGVSDAVDKAPAPKVEAPKGPRAIIKTKFGEIELKLFPELAPKHVENFIKLAKEGFYNGTIFHRVIPGFMIQGGDPNTKDSLKKDSYGQGGPGYTVKQEFSDTPHKRGIVSMARANDPDTAGSQFFIVVEDSRFLDRKYTVFGEVTKGIGVADKIVSLPRNDRDLPNDRIEMTVTIVE; this is encoded by the coding sequence ATGATGCAGAGAAGATTGAGCTGGGTGATGGGATGTGCCGTGTTGGCGGTGTGTATTCCCTTCTTATTCGGGGCGGGCGTCAGTGATGCCGTGGATAAAGCGCCGGCTCCAAAAGTTGAAGCGCCCAAGGGGCCACGGGCGATCATCAAAACGAAATTTGGTGAGATTGAGCTGAAACTATTTCCCGAACTGGCCCCCAAGCACGTCGAGAATTTTATCAAGCTGGCCAAAGAAGGGTTCTATAACGGCACAATTTTTCATCGGGTCATACCGGGGTTCATGATCCAAGGCGGCGATCCCAATACCAAGGACTCGCTCAAGAAGGATTCATATGGGCAGGGCGGTCCCGGGTATACCGTCAAACAGGAATTCAGCGATACCCCCCACAAGCGGGGCATTGTTTCGATGGCGCGGGCGAACGACCCTGATACGGCGGGGTCACAGTTCTTCATCGTAGTCGAGGATTCCCGGTTTCTCGATCGCAAGTACACGGTCTTCGGTGAAGTCACCAAAGGAATTGGCGTAGCCGATAAGATTGTGAGCTTGCCGAGAAACGATCGCGACTTGCCGAACGACCGGATTGAAATGACCGTCACGATCGTCGAGTAG
- the folD gene encoding bifunctional methylenetetrahydrofolate dehydrogenase/methenyltetrahydrofolate cyclohydrolase FolD, whose product MVGARLIDGKALAQQVRDQLTIESAAVLAKTGTKPGLATILVGDDPASHQYVKSKQKACDAAGIYIDDHKLPASTTQAELLSLIEKMNADSRIHGILVQLPLPKHIDSRVVLEAVSPDKDADGFHPYNFGRLVEGNPVFEACTPKGVIKMIESTGVGIEGKRAVVLGRSNIVGKPLALMLLQRNATVTICHSKTKDLPAVCREADLLLVAIGKAKFVTADMVKEGAVVIDVGTNRWTDGKLCGDVDFEPVSQKAGWISPVPGGVGPMTIAMLLANTVESAKRMAGML is encoded by the coding sequence ATGGTGGGAGCACGACTCATTGACGGGAAGGCACTGGCGCAGCAAGTTCGCGACCAGCTAACAATTGAATCCGCGGCAGTCCTGGCAAAGACCGGGACCAAGCCGGGTCTCGCTACCATTTTGGTCGGTGATGACCCCGCGTCGCATCAGTATGTGAAGAGCAAGCAGAAAGCCTGCGATGCGGCAGGCATCTATATCGACGACCACAAGTTACCGGCCAGCACGACGCAAGCAGAGTTGTTGTCTTTGATTGAGAAGATGAACGCAGATTCCAGGATTCACGGAATCTTAGTGCAGCTCCCGCTTCCCAAGCACATCGACAGCCGGGTCGTGCTGGAAGCGGTCTCGCCGGACAAGGATGCCGATGGATTCCACCCGTATAACTTCGGTCGGTTGGTTGAAGGGAATCCGGTCTTTGAAGCCTGCACTCCCAAAGGCGTGATCAAGATGATCGAGTCTACCGGTGTCGGCATTGAAGGCAAGCGCGCGGTGGTATTGGGTCGCAGTAACATCGTGGGAAAGCCGTTGGCGCTCATGCTGTTGCAGCGCAACGCGACCGTGACGATTTGCCATTCCAAGACCAAGGATTTGCCCGCAGTCTGCCGTGAGGCGGACCTCTTGCTGGTCGCGATCGGGAAAGCCAAATTTGTCACGGCCGACATGGTGAAAGAAGGCGCGGTCGTGATCGACGTCGGGACCAATCGGTGGACGGACGGAAAGCTCTGCGGCGATGTCGATTTCGAACCGGTGAGCCAAAAGGCGGGCTGGATCAGTCCCGTGCCCGGTGGCGTCGGTCCCATGACGATCGCCATGTTGCTTGCGAACACGGTGGAGTCAGCGAAGCGGATGGCGGGGATGTTGTAG
- a CDS encoding PilZ domain-containing protein → MKNPSTRRMYRRVERECHACILTSSAIHRCTVRDLSLSGFRVKREGEAPLSQHMAVMLRVWLPGLSEPIDIDQAMVRWDRGNEFGVEIQSISNGSDFQLAGFIARALQSSIGCDAASSQAAGSRLSAGDAGNPGRGYETQPRSAEA, encoded by the coding sequence GTGAAAAACCCATCAACACGTCGCATGTACCGGCGAGTCGAGCGCGAGTGCCATGCCTGTATTCTGACGTCCAGCGCCATCCATCGCTGCACGGTGCGTGACCTTTCGTTGAGCGGGTTTCGAGTCAAACGGGAAGGCGAGGCGCCGCTGTCTCAGCACATGGCCGTCATGCTTCGCGTGTGGCTGCCAGGCCTCTCGGAACCGATCGATATCGATCAAGCGATGGTGCGGTGGGATCGGGGGAATGAGTTCGGTGTGGAGATCCAGTCCATTTCAAACGGATCGGACTTCCAGCTTGCAGGATTTATTGCGCGCGCATTGCAATCGTCAATCGGCTGCGATGCGGCCTCCAGTCAAGCGGCAGGGTCACGGCTTAGTGCTGGTGATGCTGGCAATCCGGGCCGTGGGTATGAGACTCAGCCGCGGTCGGCGGAGGCATGA
- the rnc gene encoding ribonuclease III, which produces MTPASPADPVPSIPHYRFKNPGVLAEALTHKSHVNERKGATRTHNERLEFLGDAVLSLIISDHLAQLYPQLSEGALSKLKANLVSESSLAQAARRMNLGAILRLGRGEELSKGREKPSLLADALEAVIAAVYLDGGLEASRVFTLGVLGDELRQAEAHQTTPGEEDYKTRLQEWCQKQFDQLPHYVTVRESGPDHLKHFEVEVRVNELVAGTGRGLSKKEAEQMAARCALDQIES; this is translated from the coding sequence ATGACACCGGCTTCTCCAGCCGATCCAGTTCCATCTATCCCCCACTATCGGTTCAAGAATCCCGGTGTGCTCGCGGAAGCGTTGACGCACAAGTCTCATGTCAATGAGCGGAAGGGAGCGACGCGAACCCATAACGAGCGCCTGGAGTTTCTCGGCGATGCTGTGCTCTCGCTGATCATCAGCGACCACCTGGCGCAGCTCTATCCGCAGCTGAGCGAAGGCGCGCTCTCTAAACTGAAGGCGAATTTGGTGAGCGAATCATCGCTGGCCCAGGCGGCCCGCCGAATGAATCTCGGTGCCATATTGCGGCTGGGGCGAGGAGAAGAACTTTCGAAGGGACGAGAAAAGCCGTCCCTGTTGGCGGATGCCTTGGAGGCCGTGATTGCGGCGGTCTACCTTGACGGGGGGTTGGAGGCGAGCCGAGTCTTTACCTTGGGAGTGCTGGGAGACGAGCTGCGTCAGGCCGAAGCCCATCAAACGACGCCGGGGGAGGAAGATTACAAAACGCGACTCCAGGAATGGTGCCAGAAACAATTCGATCAGTTGCCGCACTACGTGACTGTTCGGGAGTCCGGGCCGGATCATTTAAAACACTTCGAGGTTGAAGTGCGGGTCAACGAGCTGGTGGCGGGTACCGGACGGGGTCTGAGCAAGAAAGAAGCGGAACAGATGGCTGCCCGTTGTGCGCTTGATCAGATCGAGTCTTGA
- the plsX gene encoding phosphate acyltransferase PlsX, which translates to MKIALDAMGGDHGPAPCIEGAMQAAKELDVEVILVGDEAVLKRECARLGATDPRLSIRHAPQVVEMHESPATVARKKRDSSIWIATELVKHGEASAVVSPGNTGASMVSSFFVLGLTKGVERPAIATSLPTLTGEAIMLDVGANVDCSAKHLEQFALMGNEYGKHLFRKPNPRVGLLSIGEEDSKGNEVTKEAFKLLKASSLNFIGNVEGREVYSGTADVVVCDGFIGNVALKISEGVAETIKKLLIKEISGSWLGRLAYPLIAGPLLNLKRKIDYAEFGGAPLLGVNGITIICHGRSSAKAIKNAIRRGKGMAEGRVHELIQRDIEESIASPSPAEPSA; encoded by the coding sequence ATGAAGATTGCGCTTGATGCGATGGGGGGGGACCATGGTCCCGCACCCTGTATCGAGGGCGCCATGCAGGCCGCCAAAGAACTCGACGTCGAGGTCATTCTCGTCGGCGACGAGGCGGTCTTGAAGCGCGAATGCGCGCGCCTTGGTGCCACCGACCCTCGCCTCTCCATTCGGCATGCCCCTCAGGTCGTCGAAATGCATGAATCGCCGGCGACCGTGGCGCGCAAAAAGCGGGATTCGTCGATCTGGATCGCCACAGAGTTGGTCAAGCACGGAGAGGCCAGTGCCGTGGTCAGTCCGGGCAACACCGGTGCGAGCATGGTGTCGTCATTCTTCGTGTTGGGTTTGACCAAAGGTGTCGAGCGCCCGGCCATTGCGACCAGCTTGCCGACGTTGACGGGCGAGGCCATCATGCTGGACGTCGGCGCCAACGTCGACTGCTCGGCGAAACATCTCGAACAATTTGCCCTGATGGGGAACGAATACGGAAAGCATCTGTTTCGCAAGCCCAATCCACGCGTCGGCCTCCTGAGTATCGGTGAGGAAGACAGCAAGGGCAATGAAGTCACCAAAGAAGCCTTCAAGCTATTGAAGGCCAGCTCGTTGAACTTCATCGGCAACGTCGAGGGGCGTGAGGTCTATAGCGGAACGGCTGACGTCGTTGTCTGCGACGGGTTTATCGGGAATGTCGCGCTGAAAATTTCCGAGGGCGTGGCTGAAACCATCAAGAAGCTCCTGATCAAAGAAATTTCCGGTTCGTGGCTGGGCCGGCTGGCCTATCCGCTGATCGCGGGGCCGCTCCTCAATCTGAAACGCAAGATCGACTATGCGGAGTTCGGCGGCGCGCCGTTGCTCGGAGTCAACGGGATCACCATCATTTGCCACGGCCGCTCCTCGGCGAAAGCCATTAAGAATGCCATCCGTCGGGGCAAAGGGATGGCTGAAGGGCGTGTGCACGAACTGATTCAACGGGATATCGAAGAGAGTATTGCCAGTCCATCGCCTGCGGAGCCCTCTGCATGA
- a CDS encoding methylenetetrahydrofolate reductase, with product MSKEPRRLSEVLSSGQFAVTIEYNPPKGTNISKVLESAKGLVGRVHGVNVTDNTAAVVRAGSLPVCRLLYELGHDPVMQLTCRDRNRIAMQSDLMGAHMLGIRNILCLTGDYPTVGDHKEAKPVYDLDSVQVMQLVQGLNGGRDMAGNKLDGSTAFTIGAAVTPEADPVGPMLAKFEVKVKAGAQFFQTQAIYNPDLFASFMTAVRPYKVKVLAGILLLRNHKMAEFMNANIPGVSVPQEMIDELKAAGDKAEDVGVEIAVRTINAVRAHCDGVHIMAIKGTHRLADIITKAQLG from the coding sequence ATGAGTAAAGAACCGCGGCGGTTGAGCGAGGTCCTGAGTAGCGGGCAGTTTGCCGTGACGATCGAGTACAACCCGCCGAAGGGCACCAACATCTCGAAGGTGCTGGAGAGTGCCAAAGGATTGGTCGGGCGTGTGCACGGCGTCAATGTGACCGACAATACGGCGGCCGTCGTGCGCGCCGGGTCGCTGCCGGTCTGCCGGTTGCTCTATGAATTGGGCCATGATCCGGTGATGCAGCTGACCTGTCGCGACCGGAACCGGATTGCCATGCAGTCCGACCTCATGGGCGCCCATATGCTCGGCATCCGCAACATCCTTTGTCTGACCGGCGACTATCCGACCGTCGGCGACCACAAAGAAGCCAAGCCGGTCTACGATCTCGATTCCGTGCAGGTCATGCAGCTGGTGCAGGGCCTCAATGGCGGCCGCGACATGGCCGGCAATAAGTTAGACGGCTCGACGGCGTTCACCATCGGCGCAGCCGTGACGCCGGAGGCTGATCCGGTCGGGCCGATGCTGGCGAAGTTCGAAGTGAAGGTCAAAGCCGGAGCCCAGTTCTTTCAAACTCAGGCGATCTATAACCCCGATCTTTTCGCGAGCTTCATGACAGCCGTGCGGCCCTATAAGGTGAAAGTCCTGGCCGGCATTCTGCTGTTGCGGAACCACAAGATGGCCGAATTCATGAACGCCAACATTCCCGGTGTGTCGGTCCCGCAGGAGATGATCGATGAATTGAAGGCCGCCGGCGACAAGGCGGAAGATGTGGGTGTGGAGATCGCGGTGCGCACCATCAATGCGGTGCGCGCACATTGCGACGGCGTCCACATTATGGCGATCAAGGGCACGCACCGTCTCGCAGATATCATTACCAAGGCCCAGCTCGGCTGA
- the fabG gene encoding 3-oxoacyl-[acyl-carrier-protein] reductase, with the protein MSLQGRVAIVTGAAQGIGRAIAETLAHAGADIVVADLDPSRSQETVKAIEALGRKVLNVKVNVADANDTKAMAEQVMKAWGKIDILVNNAGITRDGLLLRMKEEDWNLVLQVNLNGTFNCTKAVLQPMTKQRYGRIVNIASIVGVMGNAGQANYAASKAAVIGFTKTVGREYATRNVTVNAVAPGFIDTAMTHGLSDDVKETLQKQIPLGRLGTPADIAAAVRFLVSDEAAYITGHVLHVNGGMLMV; encoded by the coding sequence ATGTCATTGCAAGGACGAGTGGCGATAGTAACCGGGGCGGCACAGGGCATCGGTCGGGCGATTGCGGAAACGCTGGCGCACGCGGGGGCGGATATCGTCGTCGCGGATCTGGACCCCAGCCGGTCGCAAGAGACCGTCAAGGCGATCGAGGCGTTGGGCCGGAAAGTGCTCAACGTCAAAGTGAACGTGGCCGATGCGAATGATACCAAGGCCATGGCCGAGCAGGTCATGAAGGCGTGGGGCAAGATCGACATCCTGGTCAACAATGCCGGGATCACGCGCGACGGGCTGTTGCTTCGAATGAAAGAAGAAGATTGGAACCTGGTCCTCCAAGTCAATTTGAACGGCACGTTTAATTGTACCAAGGCGGTCTTGCAGCCGATGACCAAGCAGCGGTATGGTCGCATCGTGAATATTGCCTCGATCGTGGGTGTGATGGGGAACGCCGGTCAGGCAAATTACGCCGCGTCGAAAGCGGCCGTGATCGGCTTCACCAAGACGGTCGGGCGGGAATATGCCACGCGCAATGTCACCGTCAACGCGGTGGCGCCGGGGTTCATCGATACGGCGATGACACATGGGTTGTCGGACGACGTGAAGGAAACATTGCAGAAACAAATTCCGTTGGGACGACTGGGGACGCCGGCCGACATCGCGGCGGCGGTCCGCTTTCTTGTGTCCGATGAAGCGGCGTATATTACCGGTCATGTTTTGCATGTGAATGGCGGTATGTTAATGGTATAG
- a CDS encoding beta-ketoacyl-ACP synthase III, protein MKSRITGTGSYAPSRVMTNTELERMVATSDDWIRERTGIRERHIAASGEACSDLAVQAGRRALDAAGLAASDLDLILVATCTGDYPLPATACLVQHQLGATKAAACDLSAACCGFVYALSVADAYVRTGMRHVLVIGSEVMSAITDWSDRNTCILFGDGAGAAVVSASDDERGILSTHLRSDGSLCELITVPAGGSRTPLSEQVIAERAHFIKMKGNETFKVAVRTLEEIARETLAANQLQVEDLDLYVPHQANMRILKAVMERLGLPLEKVMVNLERYGNTSAASIPIALDEAVRAGRVQEGSLVMLGAFGAGLTWASALIRW, encoded by the coding sequence ATGAAATCCCGTATCACGGGAACCGGGTCGTATGCCCCGTCTCGAGTCATGACCAATACGGAGCTCGAACGTATGGTGGCGACGTCCGATGACTGGATTCGCGAACGAACGGGAATTCGCGAACGCCATATTGCGGCATCCGGGGAAGCCTGCTCGGACCTCGCGGTTCAGGCCGGGCGGCGTGCGCTGGATGCAGCTGGTCTCGCGGCATCCGATCTCGATTTGATTCTGGTTGCCACCTGTACCGGCGACTACCCGTTGCCGGCGACTGCGTGTCTGGTGCAGCATCAACTGGGTGCGACGAAGGCGGCGGCCTGCGACCTGTCGGCGGCCTGCTGCGGATTTGTCTACGCCTTGTCGGTGGCGGATGCGTATGTACGAACCGGAATGCGGCATGTCTTGGTGATCGGTTCCGAGGTGATGTCGGCGATTACCGATTGGAGTGACCGGAATACCTGCATCCTGTTTGGTGATGGGGCGGGCGCCGCGGTGGTCAGCGCGAGCGACGATGAACGGGGGATACTCTCGACACATTTGCGGTCAGACGGGAGCCTCTGTGAGTTGATCACCGTGCCGGCCGGCGGGTCGCGTACGCCACTCTCCGAGCAGGTAATAGCCGAGCGGGCCCACTTCATCAAGATGAAGGGGAATGAGACCTTCAAAGTCGCCGTGCGGACGCTGGAGGAAATCGCCCGGGAGACGCTGGCCGCAAACCAGCTTCAGGTCGAAGATCTGGATCTCTATGTGCCGCATCAAGCCAATATGCGGATTCTCAAGGCCGTGATGGAACGGCTCGGTCTTCCTCTTGAGAAGGTGATGGTGAATCTTGAACGCTATGGGAATACGTCGGCGGCCTCGATTCCAATCGCCCTGGACGAGGCGGTTCGAGCAGGGCGGGTCCAGGAAGGGTCGCTCGTTATGTTAGGCGCATTTGGAGCCGGGTTGACCTGGGCCTCGGCGTTGATCCGATGGTAA
- the panB gene encoding 3-methyl-2-oxobutanoate hydroxymethyltransferase, whose product MTIPEFQQHKRQEKKLIVVTAYDALFTRIVEQAGISAILVGDSLGVVVQGQANTLSVTMEDMLYHTKLVARAAQQALVIGDMPFMSYQTSKEDALRNAGRLIQAGAHAVKLEGGQAMAGRVEAMTAVGIPVMGHIGMTPQSVNQYGGYKVQGKAKDRAKELLADAKALEAAGAFGIVLEAIPAPLAKSITAELSIPTIGIGAGPHCDGQVLVLYDLLGLFDDFVPKFVKPYAHLKTDALQALRRFKEEVELGKFPSDAESYH is encoded by the coding sequence ATGACGATCCCCGAATTTCAACAACACAAGCGCCAGGAGAAGAAGCTCATCGTCGTGACCGCGTACGATGCGCTCTTCACCCGTATTGTGGAGCAGGCCGGCATCAGTGCCATTCTAGTCGGAGATTCGCTGGGCGTGGTCGTACAGGGGCAGGCCAATACGCTGTCCGTCACCATGGAGGACATGCTGTACCACACCAAGCTGGTGGCCCGCGCGGCGCAACAGGCCCTGGTGATCGGCGACATGCCCTTCATGTCCTATCAAACGAGTAAAGAAGATGCGTTGCGGAATGCCGGACGTTTGATTCAGGCGGGTGCGCATGCGGTGAAGCTCGAAGGGGGGCAGGCGATGGCCGGCCGGGTCGAGGCGATGACCGCGGTGGGCATTCCCGTGATGGGGCATATCGGCATGACCCCGCAGTCGGTGAACCAATACGGCGGCTATAAGGTGCAGGGAAAGGCCAAGGATCGGGCGAAGGAGTTGTTGGCCGATGCGAAGGCGTTGGAAGCGGCCGGCGCATTCGGGATTGTCCTGGAAGCCATTCCGGCGCCGCTGGCGAAAAGCATCACGGCGGAGTTGTCCATCCCCACGATCGGGATCGGAGCCGGTCCGCATTGTGACGGGCAAGTACTGGTGCTCTACGATCTGCTTGGTCTCTTCGATGATTTCGTCCCTAAATTCGTCAAGCCGTATGCCCATCTGAAGACCGATGCGCTGCAGGCACTACGGCGGTTTAAGGAAGAAGTCGAACTCGGGAAGTTCCCCAGCGACGCCGAGTCCTATCACTGA
- a CDS encoding sterol desaturase family protein: MEWVEWLLSWEFRQFVLDHGLFVPVLFLARLVGVTAIELIAPARTISYRSVMAYDLIGCTLVGFILVPAAEFLSARAALRVHVPEAIMALPIAATFSLYFLVGDFGAYWMHRFMHLTAVWRIHKWHHSPITMYWLAGYRASFPQQILFNLPWIFAYSVFGLAPWWIWLVVLSSHMLLNDWMHMNVSWRSNWMEWIFVTPRYHHIHHSEDPAHQHANFGVTFSVWDRLFGTYVNPEEIKKPVSFGIGEEVPLVRLVAGV, from the coding sequence ATGGAATGGGTCGAGTGGTTGCTCAGCTGGGAATTCCGTCAATTCGTTCTTGACCACGGACTATTTGTACCCGTCCTTTTCTTGGCGAGGCTTGTCGGGGTGACGGCGATCGAACTGATCGCGCCGGCCCGGACGATTTCGTACCGTTCAGTGATGGCGTACGACCTCATCGGCTGTACGCTCGTCGGTTTCATCCTCGTGCCCGCCGCCGAGTTTCTCAGTGCCCGGGCCGCGCTTCGAGTGCATGTTCCTGAAGCCATCATGGCGTTACCGATAGCAGCGACCTTCTCCCTCTACTTTCTTGTCGGCGACTTCGGCGCGTATTGGATGCATCGGTTCATGCATCTTACGGCGGTTTGGCGCATCCATAAATGGCACCATTCGCCGATCACGATGTACTGGCTGGCGGGGTATCGAGCGTCATTTCCTCAGCAGATCTTGTTCAACCTCCCGTGGATCTTTGCGTATTCAGTGTTTGGACTGGCGCCCTGGTGGATCTGGCTGGTCGTGCTTTCCTCTCACATGTTGCTCAACGACTGGATGCATATGAATGTGTCCTGGCGATCGAATTGGATGGAATGGATCTTCGTCACGCCCCGCTATCATCACATACACCATAGCGAAGATCCGGCGCACCAGCATGCCAATTTCGGCGTGACGTTTTCAGTGTGGGATCGATTGTTCGGTACGTACGTGAATCCGGAGGAGATCAAGAAGCCCGTCTCGTTTGGAATCGGGGAAGAGGTCCCGCTCGTCCGGCTTGTGGCAGGTGTGTGA